One stretch of Salmo trutta chromosome 7, fSalTru1.1, whole genome shotgun sequence DNA includes these proteins:
- the LOC115197090 gene encoding E3 ubiquitin/ISG15 ligase TRIM25-like isoform X2 — MAQQGVLLDQDQFCCSVCLDLLKEPVTTACGHSYCWRCIEDCWDKNVLKGVYSCPQCRQTFTPRPTLRKNNMLAEVVEKLKKTGLQAAPPPALCYAGPGDVACDFCTGTRKQKALMSCLACLASYCETHLQPHYEVPAFKKHKLIKATAQLQEKICSHHDKLLEFYCRTHQQCICMLCVMDVHKGHDTVSAAAERTEKQKQLGMSQQKVQQRVQKKEKELKELQQAVESLKHSAQAAVEDTEKIFTQLIRSIERRCSEVKELIRAQEKAQVSQAEGLLEQLKQELAELRKRNAELDQLSHTKDHIHFLQIPVSSHWTQTQHVKNSF, encoded by the exons ATGGCTCAGCAAGGAGTTCTCCTGGATCAGGACcaattctgttgttctgtctgtctggatctactgaaggagCCAGTCACTACTgcctgtggacacagttactgtTGGAGGTGTATCGAGGACTGCTGGGATAAGAatgttctgaaaggggtctatagctgtCCCCAGTGCAGACAGACCTTCACTCCAAGGCCTACTCtgaggaaaaataacatgttggctgagGTAGTTGAGAaactgaagaagacaggactccaggctgctccccctcctgctctgtgctatgctggacctggagatgtggcatgtgatttctgcactgggaccagaaagcagaaagccctcatgtcctgtctggcGTGTttggcctcttactgtgagactcatcTCCAACCTCACTATGAAGTTCCTGCCTTTAAGAAGCACAAATTGATTAAAGCCACAGCtcaactacaggagaagatctgctctcatcatgacaaactgctggagtTTTACTGTCGTACACATCAGCAGTGTATCTGTATGCTGTGTGTGATGGATGtacataaaggccatgatacagtgtcagctgcagcagagcGAACTGAGAAACAG AAGCAActggggatgagtcagcagaaggtccagcagagagtccagaagaaagagaaggagttgaaggagctccaacaggctgtggagtctcTCAAG CActctgcacaggcagcagtggaggacaCTGAGAAGATCTTTACTCAGCTgatccgctccattgagagaaggtgCTCTGAagtgaaggagctgatcagagcccaagagaaggctcaagtgagtcaagctgaaggacttctggagcaactgaagcaggagttagctgagctgaggaagagaaaCGCTGAGCTGGACCAGCTCTCACACACAAAGGACCACATTCATTTCCTGCAG